The following are encoded in a window of uncultured Pseudomonas sp. genomic DNA:
- a CDS encoding fatty acid desaturase, whose protein sequence is MPMRTDRELSAAELEAFGQELDALRQRTLADLGEVDARYIRRIRAAVRFCCWSGRGLLMFGWLPPTWLLGTALLGLGKILENMELGHNVMHGQYDWMNDPELCGRSYEWDIAGPGDFWRHTHNHVHHTWTNVLGMDDDVGYGVVRLFPEQRWKPFYRWQPLWVTLQAVLFQYSVAVQHLRLDKVYKGKLSKAEVRPLIRQFNGKILRQWGKDYLFFPLLAMLFGANALAVLAGNAVANLLRNLWTFTVIFCGHFTEKAAVFSKESVVGESRGHWYLRQLRGSSNLNGGPLLHILTGNLSHQIEHHLFPDLPARRYAALALEVREIAARYGQVYNSGSLWRQFTTVLKRIWIYRNPPAGTMPVGG, encoded by the coding sequence ATGCCCATGCGCACTGACCGTGAACTGAGCGCGGCTGAACTGGAGGCGTTCGGCCAAGAGCTGGATGCATTGCGTCAGCGCACCCTGGCCGACCTCGGCGAGGTGGATGCGCGTTATATCCGCCGTATTCGCGCGGCGGTGCGGTTCTGTTGCTGGAGCGGGCGAGGCTTGCTGATGTTCGGTTGGTTGCCGCCGACCTGGCTGCTGGGCACTGCGCTGCTGGGGCTGGGCAAGATTCTGGAGAACATGGAGCTGGGCCATAACGTCATGCACGGCCAGTACGACTGGATGAATGACCCCGAACTCTGCGGGCGTAGCTATGAGTGGGATATCGCCGGCCCCGGTGATTTCTGGCGGCACACCCATAACCATGTGCACCACACCTGGACCAACGTGCTGGGCATGGACGATGACGTCGGTTATGGCGTGGTGCGGCTGTTTCCCGAGCAGCGCTGGAAGCCGTTCTACCGCTGGCAGCCGTTGTGGGTGACGCTGCAGGCCGTGCTGTTCCAGTACTCGGTGGCAGTCCAGCACCTGCGTCTGGACAAGGTTTATAAAGGCAAGCTGAGCAAAGCCGAAGTGCGCCCGCTGATCCGCCAGTTCAACGGCAAAATCCTCCGCCAGTGGGGTAAGGATTACCTGTTCTTCCCGCTGCTCGCCATGCTGTTCGGCGCCAATGCTCTGGCGGTGCTGGCCGGCAATGCGGTGGCCAACCTGCTGCGTAACCTGTGGACCTTCACGGTGATCTTCTGTGGCCACTTCACGGAAAAAGCCGCGGTGTTTAGCAAGGAGTCGGTGGTCGGCGAAAGCCGTGGCCATTGGTACCTGCGCCAGTTACGCGGCTCCAGCAACCTTAACGGCGGGCCGCTGCTGCATATCCTCACCGGTAACCTCAGCCACCAGATTGAACACCACCTGTTTCCCGATCTGCCGGCTCGGCGCTATGCCGCGCTGGCGCTGGAGGTGCGCGAGATCGCCGCGCGTTATGGTCAGGTCTACAACAGCGGTAGCTTGTGGCGGCAGTTCACCACAGTGCTCAAGCGGATCTGGATCTACCGCAACCCACCAGCCGGCACTATGCCGGTTGGCGGGTAA
- a CDS encoding triacylglycerol lipase — protein sequence MATSTAPRYPLVLVPGLLGFVSLLGYPYWYGIVSALRRHGATVFPVLVSSVNSTEVRGEQLLLRIAEVLQQTGAQKVHLLGHSQGALTARYAAALKPEWVASVTSVAGPNHGSELADYLTGKAPHGSLRERLLSALLRGVARCMAWLERGYKGAPLPMDVSAAQQSLTQEGVAAFNVRYPQGLPEVWGGEGAAEVNGVRYYSWSGTLQPGITNKGGNRFDGPNVACRLFARTFVRETGQCDGMVGRYSSHLGTVIGDQYPMDHFDIINQTFGLVGKGAEPVKLFVEHAQRLYAAGL from the coding sequence ATGGCGACTTCTACTGCACCCCGTTATCCCCTGGTTCTGGTGCCAGGTTTGCTCGGCTTTGTCAGCCTGCTCGGTTATCCCTACTGGTACGGCATTGTCAGCGCATTGCGCCGGCATGGGGCGACGGTGTTCCCGGTGCTGGTGTCTTCGGTGAATTCCACCGAGGTGCGCGGTGAGCAGTTGCTGTTGCGTATTGCCGAGGTGTTGCAGCAAACCGGTGCGCAAAAGGTTCATCTGCTTGGTCACAGTCAGGGCGCACTGACTGCGCGTTATGCCGCAGCGCTGAAGCCTGAGTGGGTGGCGTCCGTGACCTCGGTGGCCGGGCCTAATCATGGCTCTGAGCTGGCGGATTATCTGACCGGTAAAGCGCCACATGGCAGCCTGCGTGAACGCTTGTTGAGCGCCTTGCTGCGTGGCGTAGCGCGTTGCATGGCCTGGCTGGAGCGCGGCTATAAAGGCGCGCCGCTGCCGATGGATGTCAGCGCGGCGCAGCAGTCGTTAACGCAGGAAGGTGTGGCTGCTTTCAACGTGCGGTACCCGCAAGGCTTGCCTGAGGTTTGGGGCGGAGAGGGCGCGGCCGAGGTCAATGGCGTGCGCTACTACTCCTGGTCCGGCACCTTGCAACCCGGCATCACCAATAAAGGCGGCAACCGTTTCGATGGGCCGAATGTCGCCTGTCGGTTATTTGCCCGCACCTTTGTGCGTGAAACTGGGCAGTGCGATGGCATGGTCGGGCGTTACAGCTCGCACCTCGGTACGGTGATCGGCGATCAGTACCCCATGGACCATTTCGACATCATCAACCAGACCTTCGGCCTGGTCGGCAAAGGCGCTGAGCCGGTGAAGTTGTTTGTCGAGCACGCGCAGCGCCTGTACGCGGCCGGGCTCTAG